A region of the Candidatus Methylomirabilota bacterium genome:
CACCGCGGCGAGCTGGCGCACGTTGCCGTGGTCGAACGCCCGCAGAAAGCTGCCCAGCGTCGACGGGGCGCGGATCCCGCCGACCGTGGCCGGGAACGCGCCGTGGCGCAGCAGGTCCATCCCGTCGATGGTGTCGGCGCCGGCGACCATCCCGGCCACCAGCGAACCGATCTTCAACCCCGGGTTCGCGCCGACCTTGGCGGCCACC
Encoded here:
- a CDS encoding IS1380 family transposase; the protein is MRLLHTATKTHARFDDPNLVSHAGLIPAVRLAQNIGLEDLVAQHVRVAAKVGANPGLKIGSLVAGMVAGADTIDGMDLLRHGAFPATVGGIRAPSTLGSFLRAFDHGNVRQLAAV